A genome region from Eurosta solidaginis isolate ZX-2024a chromosome 2, ASM4086904v1, whole genome shotgun sequence includes the following:
- the LOC137241075 gene encoding KIF-binding protein-like isoform X3: MVYNVKRLTLDRNKYRFQGLKIDLYENRITADYCLTFGDAKLVYHYVIDWLDQAKEYYKPDIEATEYAKIIKDYAELYQHIAFFEEDPNNQAKMQKRRAKYYEDLLELLNPVFYMGICRECWYGAGLSYCAILDIKLDVMNERRTPQPQDLQKINQTCQKAIKHFGEFVKSYMDKNGETIKPNTDAEEQRNVLYAYFHLGRLHFKMITPDLNLQLENMNNSLKYYKLFTDECAARKEVAETLQAEVGVCREMVNLLPLKIANIKKRLPK, from the coding sequence ATGTCAAACGTCTCACCCTGGATCGCAACAAGTATCGTTTTCAGGGCTTGAAAATAGATTTGTACGAAAATCGTATCACTGCCGACTATTGTTTAACGTTTGGCGATGCCAAGCTAGTCTACCATTATGTAATTGACTGGCTAGACCAGGCGAAAGAATACTATAAACCCGACATTGAAGCAACCGAATATGCAAAAATCATTAAAGATTATGCTGAACTTTATCAGCATATAGCATTTTTTGAAGAAGATCCCAATAATCAAGCAAAAATGCAAAAAAGACGTGCAAAATATTATGAAGATTTACTTGAATTGCTCAATCCAGTATTTTATATGGGCATATGCCGTGAATGTTGGTATGGCGCAGGTCTCTCATACTGTGCCATTTTAGATATTAAGCTTGATGTGATGAATGAGCGACGTACACCACAACCACAAGACCTGCAAAAAATCAATCAAACTTGCCAAAAAGCAATTAAACATTTCGGAGAATTTGTTAAATCATATATGGATAAAAATGGTGAAACAATTAAGCCAAATACCGATGCAGAGGAGCAACGTAATGTGCTCTATGCCTATTTTCATTTGGGACGCTTACATTTCAAAATGATAACGCCAGATTTGAATTTACAATTGGAAAATATGAATAATAGCCTTAAATATTATAAACTATTCACAGATGAATGTGCAGCGCGTAAAGAGGTGGCAGAAACGTTGCAAGCTGAAGTAGGGGTTTGTCGTGAAATGGTTAATTTGTTGCCATTAAAAATTGCCAATATAAAGAAGCGTTTGCCAAAGTAG